In the Setaria italica strain Yugu1 chromosome VI, Setaria_italica_v2.0, whole genome shotgun sequence genome, one interval contains:
- the LOC101766275 gene encoding uncharacterized protein LOC101766275: protein MEAAAVPRSAAMCRAAPALPAARALALPRRASVAAAPARRLLLAARRAADGDSVETAPEAVPIEKRFPPFPSVMDINQIREILPHRFPFLLVDRVIEYKAGEYAVGIKNVTINDNFFPGHFPERPIMPGVLMVEAMAQVGGLVMLQPEVGGSRDNFFFAGIDKVRFRKPVIAGDTLIMRMTLTKYQKRFGLAKMEGKAYVGGDLVCEGEFLLVSATE, encoded by the exons atggaagccgccgccgtgcccagATCCGCCGCCatgtgccgcgccgcgcccgcgctcccggccgcgcgcgccctgGCCCTGCCCCGCCGCGCGTCCGTCGCGGCGGCCCCGGCGCGGCgcctgctcctcgccgcccgccgcgccgctgaCGGCGACAGCGTGGAGACGGCGCCGGAGGCGGTCCCCATCGAGAAAA GATTCCCTCCCTTCCCGAGCGTCATGGACATCAACCAGATCCGCGAGATCCTTCCCCACAG GTTCCCATTCCTTTTGGTTGATAGAGTAATTGAATACAAGGCTGGAGAATATGCAGTGGGGATCAAGAATGTTACCATAAATGATAACTTCTTCCCAGGACATTTCCCTGAACGCCCCATAATGCCTGGTGTTCTCATGGTTGAG GCTATGGCCCAGGTTGGGGGTCTGGTGATGCTGCAACCTGAAGTCGGTGGATCCCGGGACAACTTCTTTTTTGCAGGGATTGACAAAGTTAGGTTCAGGAAGCCAGTAATTGCTGGGGACACGTTGATCATGAGAATGACTCTGACAAAGTACCAGAAGAGATTTGGGCTTGCAAAGATGGAAGGAAAAGCTTATGTTGGTGGTGACCTGGTTTGTGAGGGGGAATTCCTCCTGGTCAGTGCAACTGAATAG
- the LOC101765450 gene encoding LOW QUALITY PROTEIN: reticulon-like protein B23 (The sequence of the model RefSeq protein was modified relative to this genomic sequence to represent the inferred CDS: deleted 1 base in 1 codon), producing MDPTGGGGGDGDSAAARGSGGGTGAGRWAVGAVCGGLVYYHCAVRRASAVSLAADVLLVLLCSLSILGLLFRHLHISVPVDPLEWQISQEMANSIVASLANTIGAAESVLRVAATGHDKKLFFKVVFTLYFLAALGRVVSGAAVAYAALCIFCLYMFAQSTDLFDQLPSWVPMGRDSLGGAQDTA from the exons ATGGAccccacgggcggcggcggcggcgacggcgactccgcggcggcgagggggagcGGAGGGGGAACCGGGGCTGGGAGGTGGGCTGTGGGTGCGGTTTGCGGGGGGCTGGTGTAC TACCACTGCGCGGTGCGGCGCGCCAGCGCGGTGTCCCTCGCCGCCGACGTGCTGCTCGTCCTCCTGTGCTCGCTCTCCATCCTCGGCCTCCTCTTCCGCCACCTCCATATCTC GGTGCCTGTGGATCCTCTTGAATGGCAGATTTCCCAGGAGATGGCAAATAGTATAGTTGCATCCTTGGCTAATACAATCGGAGCTGCTGAGTCAGTATTAAGGGTGGCTGCAACTGGACATGACAAGAAGCTGTTTTTCAAG GTGGTTTTTACATTGTATTTTCTAGCAGCTTTGGGAAGAGTGGTGTCAGGAGCTGCGGTTGCTTATGCTG CACTATGCATCTTCTGCCTCTACATGTTTGCGCAAAGCACCGATCTGTTTGATCAGCTCCCTTCATGGGTACCCATGGGAAGAGATTCATTGGGTGGCGCTCAGGATACCGCATGA
- the LOC101765057 gene encoding uncharacterized protein LOC101765057: MPPMVINGVTVEDKDVLVVVHQEGGGERKPRSSRCSGVAQRKIETSFKYYNNVIFEAKDMHNLLDYFGGLWTEGAQYKISRVKKRYAYALAYRGELMDALKHVNRYLGGNISFISDDFESFEGLHAGAALTDEKRLTGHSGRCFVVKLTRFST, translated from the exons ATGCCACCGATGGTGATCAACGGCGTTAcggtggaggacaaggacgtcctcgtcgtcgtccaccaagaaggaggaggagaaaggaagCCGAGGTCGAGCCGATGCAGCGGCGTTGCTCAACGCAAGATCGAGACGAGCTTCAAGTACTACAACAACG TGATTTTCGAAGCAAAAGACATGCACAACCTGCTGGATTACTTTGGTGGCCTGTGGACAGAGGGTGCCCAATAcaaaatctctcgagttaagaAG CGGTATGCGTATGCCTTAGCATATAGAGGGGAGCTCATGGATGCACTCAAACATGTAAATCGGTATCTTGGAGGAAATATCTCATTCATCAGCGATGACTTTGAAAG CTTCGAGGGTTTGCATGCTGGAGCTGCACTTACTGATGAAAAAAGACTTACCGGTCACTCTGGCCGGTGCTTCGTTGTGAAACTTACTAGGTTCTCTACCTGA